In the genome of Podarcis raffonei isolate rPodRaf1 chromosome 17, rPodRaf1.pri, whole genome shotgun sequence, one region contains:
- the LOC128405290 gene encoding A-kinase anchor protein 2-like isoform X1, which translates to MEIEALASERRSITVGTSARAADNQTHFTSPAASHNGLKDRHESLDSEVAKEIRYLDEVLEANCCDSASDNPFNGMTSSSPEPSPSIVVDGSGPSVHLANDSRAPNESSTIVVRGQAAPVVEHSGINVAPGKLKPNGHSMGTLQEEHCDSLKVPVSPCSSTSSRSSKDGEATLATIKKEAKFELRAFHEDKKPSKLFEEEDPRENYRVRKVRPSEEMMELEKERRELIRSQAVKKNPGIAAKWWNPPQEKTLEEQLDEEHLESHKKYKERKEKQQQQPPMPVKHVSHLSAAPDPASSKKVDVVTEQIDFSAARKQFQLMENSGPPNNTTAAPKRSGTPKMFTIQPFYKPIGPSQMDRRTASVTKPVSPCGQTLLVGNNDITVVKAEKVSCILDDNSVQNISGDSVRVSPYSDATKHGHSTKGWSDDGEFMSAKAVFTVVRDDEQGTLDQFSRSVNVSSPPEELDSGLDELSVRSQDTTVLETLSNDFSMDNISDSGASNETMNALQENSLTDFSLPQTPQANTPSDCRGDGIFKSLSDHGFYSPSSPLLDSMLIDEQLEYQAGLLVQNAIQQAIAEQADKASFKQSAAEQKNLQVKEQEEEVVKAPCSEKRHNPTFQPPQVSSPVQEKRDSAPKTSAAQDSVLRERQVPQPSPVAHTTRPVTVEETKPEVSYFSKYSEAAELRSTASILAMQEAEVTVGPFKLRSKKQRTLSMIEEEIRAAQEREEELKRQRQGMQLARSPVAKSAPPLPTRTVSYRTAPGKIEKIKPPPSPTAEGPPSHSDSASDESGGSQRPKNLMQTLMEDYESHKTKRRERMDESSYTCKLLSNKVTSEVLEATRVNRRKSALALRWEAGIYANREENE; encoded by the exons ATGGAAATAGAAGCCCTGGCCTCCGAACGTAGAAGCATCACAGTGGGGACTTCAGCGCGCGCAGCGGACAACCAAACTCACTTCACTTCCCCTGCTGCAAGCCACAATGGACTTAAAGACAGGCACGAATCGTTGGACAGTGAGGTTGCTAAAGAGATCAGGTACCTTGATGAAGTGCTAGAAGCAAACTGTTGCGATTCGGCTTCTGATAACCCCTTTAATGGGATGACTTCCTCCTCCCCTGAGCCAAGCCCATCCATTGTTGTGGATGGCTCTGGTCCATCTGTTCACCTTGCTAATGATTCCAGAGCACCCAACGAAAGCAGCACCATTGTAGTTCGTGGGCAAGCGGCTCCAGTTGTGGAGCACAGTGGAATAAACGTTGCGCCTGGGAAGCTTAAGCCAAATGGCCACTCCATGGGCACCCTGCAAGAGGAACACTGTGACAGCCTGAAAGTGCCAGTGAGTCCATGCTCTTCCACAAGCTCGAGGTCTTCCAAGGATGGAGAAGCGACATTGGCCACCATTAAGAAAGAGGCTAAGTTTGAGCTTAGAGCGTTTCATGAAGACAAGAAGCCATCAAAGCTCTTTGAGGAGGAGGATCCAAGGGAGAATTACAGAGTGCGTAAAGTGAGGCCCTCCGAGGAAATGATGGAGCTGGAGAAAGAGCGGCGGGAGCTCATTCGAAGCCAGGCTGTCAAGAAGAACCCAGGTATAGCAGCAAAGTGGTGGAACCCACCCCAGGAGAAGACGCTGGAGGAGCAGCTAGATGAGGAACACTTGGAGTCTCACAAAAAATACAAGGAACgcaaagagaagcagcagcagcaaccaccaaTGCCCGTGAAACATGTCTCACATTTGTCTGCAGCACCTGATCCAGCTAGCAGTAAAAAGGTTGATGTTGTCACAGAGCAAATAGATTTTTCAGCTGCACGGAAGCAGTTCCAGTTAATGGAAAATTCAGGCCCGCCAAATAACACAACAGCAGCACCCAAGAGATCAGGGACCCCCAAAATGTTCACCATACAACCCTTCTACAAACCAATAGGTCCATCTCAAATGGACCGGCGAACAGCCTCAGTTACAAAGCCTGTCTCTCCGTGTGGGCAGACTTTGCTAGTTGGTAACAACGATATTACTGTTGTAAAAGCTGAGAAGGTGTCTTGCATCTTAGATGACAATAGCGTTCAGAACATCTCTGGTGACTCAGTGAGAGTCTCTCCATACAGTGATGCCACGAAACATGGCCATTCTACAAAGGGATGGTCAGATGATGGCGAGTTCATGAGTGCAAAGGCAGTCTTTACAGTGGTGAGAGATGATGAGCAGGGCACCTTAGATCAGTTCTCGAGGTCAGTCAATGTGTCTTCCCCTCCAGAGGAACTGGACTCTGGGCTGGATGAATTGTCAGTGAGATCTCAGGATACAACCGTTTTGGAAACACTTTCCAATGACTTCAGCATGGACAATATAAGTGACAGTGGTGCCTCCAATGAGACAATGAATGCCCTTCAAGAAAATTCGCTCACCGATTTCTCCTTGCCCCAGACCCCTCAGGCTAACACTCCTTCCGACTGTCGAGGAGACGGTATTTTCAAGTCACTTAGCGACCACGGCTTTTATTCTCCATCTTCACCGTTGCTTGACTCCATGCTCATTGATGAGCAGTTGGAATACCAGGCTGGCCTACTGGTCCAAAACGCCATTCAGCAAGCCATAGCTGAGCAGGCTGACAAAGCAAGTTTTAAGCAATCCGCTGCAGAGCAAAAGAACCTCCAAGTcaaggaacaggaggaggaggtggtcaAGGCACCATGCTCTGAGAAACGGCACAATCCAACATTTCAGCCACCTCAGGTGTCCTCTCCTGTGCAAGAAAAGCGAGATTCAGCACCAAAGACTTCTGCAGCTCAAGACTCTGTACTCAGGGAAAGGCAAGTTCCACAGCCATCTCCTGTTGCTCACACCACCAGACCAGTCACTGTGGAGGAAACCAAGCCAGAAGTCAGCTATTTCAGCAAGTATTCAGAAGCCGCTGAGCTAAGGAGCACGGCTTCCATTCTGGCTATGCAAGAAGCGGAGGTGACAGTAGGGCCTTTCAAACTAAGGTCAAAAAAGCAGAGGACTTTGTCTATGATAGAAGAAGAAATCCGAGCAGCCcaagaaagagaggaagaactGAAAAGACAAAGGCAGGGTATGCAGCTGGCACGCAGCCCTGTTGCAAAGAGTGCGCCTCCTCTACCCACCAGAACTGTGTCTTACAGAACTGCACCAG GTAAAATAGAGAAGATCAAGCCACCTCCATCCCCAACCGCTGAAGGCCCCCCCTCGCATTCCGACTCCGCATCAGACGAATCGGGAGGATCCCAAAGACCCAAGAACCTGATGCAGACTCTTATGGAAGATTATGAAAGTCACAAAACCAAGAGGCGGGAGAGGATGGATGAGAGCAGC TACACCTGTAAATTACTGTCTAACAAGGTGACCTCTGAG GTCCTTGAGGCTACGAGAGTCAACCGCAGGAAGAGTGCCCTGGCTCTGCGGTGGGAAGCAGGCATTTATGCTAACCGAGAAGAAAATGAATAG
- the LOC128405290 gene encoding A-kinase anchor protein 2-like isoform X2, with translation MEIEALASERRSITVGTSARAADNQTHFTSPAASHNGLKDRHESLDSEVAKEIRYLDEVLEANCCDSASDNPFNGMTSSSPEPSPSIVVDGSGPSVHLANDSRAPNESSTIVVRGQAAPVVEHSGINVAPGKLKPNGHSMGTLQEEHCDSLKVPVSPCSSTSSRSSKDGEATLATIKKEAKFELRAFHEDKKPSKLFEEEDPRENYRVRKVRPSEEMMELEKERRELIRSQAVKKNPGIAAKWWNPPQEKTLEEQLDEEHLESHKKYKERKEKQQQQPPMPVKHVSHLSAAPDPASSKKVDVVTEQIDFSAARKQFQLMENSGPPNNTTAAPKRSGTPKMFTIQPFYKPIGPSQMDRRTASVTKPVSPCGQTLLVGNNDITVVKAEKVSCILDDNSVQNISGDSVRVSPYSDATKHGHSTKGWSDDGEFMSAKAVFTVVRDDEQGTLDQFSRSVNVSSPPEELDSGLDELSVRSQDTTVLETLSNDFSMDNISDSGASNETMNALQENSLTDFSLPQTPQANTPSDCRGDGIFKSLSDHGFYSPSSPLLDSMLIDEQLEYQAGLLVQNAIQQAIAEQADKASFKQSAAEQKNLQVKEQEEEVVKAPCSEKRHNPTFQPPQVSSPVQEKRDSAPKTSAAQDSVLRERQVPQPSPVAHTTRPVTVEETKPEVSYFSKYSEAAELRSTASILAMQEAEVTVGPFKLRSKKQRTLSMIEEEIRAAQEREEELKRQRQGMQLARSPVAKSAPPLPTRTVSYRTAPGKIEKIKPPPSPTAEGPPSHSDSASDESGGSQRPKNLMQTLMEDYESHKTKRRERMDESSVLEATRVNRRKSALALRWEAGIYANREENE, from the exons ATGGAAATAGAAGCCCTGGCCTCCGAACGTAGAAGCATCACAGTGGGGACTTCAGCGCGCGCAGCGGACAACCAAACTCACTTCACTTCCCCTGCTGCAAGCCACAATGGACTTAAAGACAGGCACGAATCGTTGGACAGTGAGGTTGCTAAAGAGATCAGGTACCTTGATGAAGTGCTAGAAGCAAACTGTTGCGATTCGGCTTCTGATAACCCCTTTAATGGGATGACTTCCTCCTCCCCTGAGCCAAGCCCATCCATTGTTGTGGATGGCTCTGGTCCATCTGTTCACCTTGCTAATGATTCCAGAGCACCCAACGAAAGCAGCACCATTGTAGTTCGTGGGCAAGCGGCTCCAGTTGTGGAGCACAGTGGAATAAACGTTGCGCCTGGGAAGCTTAAGCCAAATGGCCACTCCATGGGCACCCTGCAAGAGGAACACTGTGACAGCCTGAAAGTGCCAGTGAGTCCATGCTCTTCCACAAGCTCGAGGTCTTCCAAGGATGGAGAAGCGACATTGGCCACCATTAAGAAAGAGGCTAAGTTTGAGCTTAGAGCGTTTCATGAAGACAAGAAGCCATCAAAGCTCTTTGAGGAGGAGGATCCAAGGGAGAATTACAGAGTGCGTAAAGTGAGGCCCTCCGAGGAAATGATGGAGCTGGAGAAAGAGCGGCGGGAGCTCATTCGAAGCCAGGCTGTCAAGAAGAACCCAGGTATAGCAGCAAAGTGGTGGAACCCACCCCAGGAGAAGACGCTGGAGGAGCAGCTAGATGAGGAACACTTGGAGTCTCACAAAAAATACAAGGAACgcaaagagaagcagcagcagcaaccaccaaTGCCCGTGAAACATGTCTCACATTTGTCTGCAGCACCTGATCCAGCTAGCAGTAAAAAGGTTGATGTTGTCACAGAGCAAATAGATTTTTCAGCTGCACGGAAGCAGTTCCAGTTAATGGAAAATTCAGGCCCGCCAAATAACACAACAGCAGCACCCAAGAGATCAGGGACCCCCAAAATGTTCACCATACAACCCTTCTACAAACCAATAGGTCCATCTCAAATGGACCGGCGAACAGCCTCAGTTACAAAGCCTGTCTCTCCGTGTGGGCAGACTTTGCTAGTTGGTAACAACGATATTACTGTTGTAAAAGCTGAGAAGGTGTCTTGCATCTTAGATGACAATAGCGTTCAGAACATCTCTGGTGACTCAGTGAGAGTCTCTCCATACAGTGATGCCACGAAACATGGCCATTCTACAAAGGGATGGTCAGATGATGGCGAGTTCATGAGTGCAAAGGCAGTCTTTACAGTGGTGAGAGATGATGAGCAGGGCACCTTAGATCAGTTCTCGAGGTCAGTCAATGTGTCTTCCCCTCCAGAGGAACTGGACTCTGGGCTGGATGAATTGTCAGTGAGATCTCAGGATACAACCGTTTTGGAAACACTTTCCAATGACTTCAGCATGGACAATATAAGTGACAGTGGTGCCTCCAATGAGACAATGAATGCCCTTCAAGAAAATTCGCTCACCGATTTCTCCTTGCCCCAGACCCCTCAGGCTAACACTCCTTCCGACTGTCGAGGAGACGGTATTTTCAAGTCACTTAGCGACCACGGCTTTTATTCTCCATCTTCACCGTTGCTTGACTCCATGCTCATTGATGAGCAGTTGGAATACCAGGCTGGCCTACTGGTCCAAAACGCCATTCAGCAAGCCATAGCTGAGCAGGCTGACAAAGCAAGTTTTAAGCAATCCGCTGCAGAGCAAAAGAACCTCCAAGTcaaggaacaggaggaggaggtggtcaAGGCACCATGCTCTGAGAAACGGCACAATCCAACATTTCAGCCACCTCAGGTGTCCTCTCCTGTGCAAGAAAAGCGAGATTCAGCACCAAAGACTTCTGCAGCTCAAGACTCTGTACTCAGGGAAAGGCAAGTTCCACAGCCATCTCCTGTTGCTCACACCACCAGACCAGTCACTGTGGAGGAAACCAAGCCAGAAGTCAGCTATTTCAGCAAGTATTCAGAAGCCGCTGAGCTAAGGAGCACGGCTTCCATTCTGGCTATGCAAGAAGCGGAGGTGACAGTAGGGCCTTTCAAACTAAGGTCAAAAAAGCAGAGGACTTTGTCTATGATAGAAGAAGAAATCCGAGCAGCCcaagaaagagaggaagaactGAAAAGACAAAGGCAGGGTATGCAGCTGGCACGCAGCCCTGTTGCAAAGAGTGCGCCTCCTCTACCCACCAGAACTGTGTCTTACAGAACTGCACCAG GTAAAATAGAGAAGATCAAGCCACCTCCATCCCCAACCGCTGAAGGCCCCCCCTCGCATTCCGACTCCGCATCAGACGAATCGGGAGGATCCCAAAGACCCAAGAACCTGATGCAGACTCTTATGGAAGATTATGAAAGTCACAAAACCAAGAGGCGGGAGAGGATGGATGAGAGCAGC GTCCTTGAGGCTACGAGAGTCAACCGCAGGAAGAGTGCCCTGGCTCTGCGGTGGGAAGCAGGCATTTATGCTAACCGAGAAGAAAATGAATAG
- the LOC128405290 gene encoding A-kinase anchor protein 2-like isoform X3: MEIEALASERRSITVGTSARAADNQTHFTSPAASHNGLKDRHESLDSEVAKEIRYLDEVLEANCCDSASDNPFNGMTSSSPEPSPSIVVDGSGPSVHLANDSRAPNESSTIVVRGQAAPVVEHSGINVAPGKLKPNGHSMGTLQEEHCDSLKVPVSPCSSTSSRSSKDGEATLATIKKEAKFELRAFHEDKKPSKLFEEEDPRENYRVRKVRPSEEMMELEKERRELIRSQAVKKNPGIAAKWWNPPQEKTLEEQLDEEHLESHKKYKERKEKQQQQPPMPVKHVSHLSAAPDPASSKKVDVVTEQIDFSAARKQFQLMENSGPPNNTTAAPKRSGTPKMFTIQPFYKPIGPSQMDRRTASVTKPVSPCGQTLLVGNNDITVVKAEKVSCILDDNSVQNISGDSVRVSPYSDATKHGHSTKGWSDDGEFMSAKAVFTVVRDDEQGTLDQFSRSVNVSSPPEELDSGLDELSVRSQDTTVLETLSNDFSMDNISDSGASNETMNALQENSLTDFSLPQTPQANTPSDCRGDGIFKSLSDHGFYSPSSPLLDSMLIDEQLEYQAGLLVQNAIQQAIAEQADKASFKQSAAEQKNLQVKEQEEEVVKAPCSEKRHNPTFQPPQVSSPVQEKRDSAPKTSAAQDSVLRERQVPQPSPVAHTTRPVTVEETKPEVSYFSKYSEAAELRSTASILAMQEAEVTVGPFKLRSKKQRTLSMIEEEIRAAQEREEELKRQRQGMQLARSPVAKSAPPLPTRTVSYRTAPGP, translated from the exons ATGGAAATAGAAGCCCTGGCCTCCGAACGTAGAAGCATCACAGTGGGGACTTCAGCGCGCGCAGCGGACAACCAAACTCACTTCACTTCCCCTGCTGCAAGCCACAATGGACTTAAAGACAGGCACGAATCGTTGGACAGTGAGGTTGCTAAAGAGATCAGGTACCTTGATGAAGTGCTAGAAGCAAACTGTTGCGATTCGGCTTCTGATAACCCCTTTAATGGGATGACTTCCTCCTCCCCTGAGCCAAGCCCATCCATTGTTGTGGATGGCTCTGGTCCATCTGTTCACCTTGCTAATGATTCCAGAGCACCCAACGAAAGCAGCACCATTGTAGTTCGTGGGCAAGCGGCTCCAGTTGTGGAGCACAGTGGAATAAACGTTGCGCCTGGGAAGCTTAAGCCAAATGGCCACTCCATGGGCACCCTGCAAGAGGAACACTGTGACAGCCTGAAAGTGCCAGTGAGTCCATGCTCTTCCACAAGCTCGAGGTCTTCCAAGGATGGAGAAGCGACATTGGCCACCATTAAGAAAGAGGCTAAGTTTGAGCTTAGAGCGTTTCATGAAGACAAGAAGCCATCAAAGCTCTTTGAGGAGGAGGATCCAAGGGAGAATTACAGAGTGCGTAAAGTGAGGCCCTCCGAGGAAATGATGGAGCTGGAGAAAGAGCGGCGGGAGCTCATTCGAAGCCAGGCTGTCAAGAAGAACCCAGGTATAGCAGCAAAGTGGTGGAACCCACCCCAGGAGAAGACGCTGGAGGAGCAGCTAGATGAGGAACACTTGGAGTCTCACAAAAAATACAAGGAACgcaaagagaagcagcagcagcaaccaccaaTGCCCGTGAAACATGTCTCACATTTGTCTGCAGCACCTGATCCAGCTAGCAGTAAAAAGGTTGATGTTGTCACAGAGCAAATAGATTTTTCAGCTGCACGGAAGCAGTTCCAGTTAATGGAAAATTCAGGCCCGCCAAATAACACAACAGCAGCACCCAAGAGATCAGGGACCCCCAAAATGTTCACCATACAACCCTTCTACAAACCAATAGGTCCATCTCAAATGGACCGGCGAACAGCCTCAGTTACAAAGCCTGTCTCTCCGTGTGGGCAGACTTTGCTAGTTGGTAACAACGATATTACTGTTGTAAAAGCTGAGAAGGTGTCTTGCATCTTAGATGACAATAGCGTTCAGAACATCTCTGGTGACTCAGTGAGAGTCTCTCCATACAGTGATGCCACGAAACATGGCCATTCTACAAAGGGATGGTCAGATGATGGCGAGTTCATGAGTGCAAAGGCAGTCTTTACAGTGGTGAGAGATGATGAGCAGGGCACCTTAGATCAGTTCTCGAGGTCAGTCAATGTGTCTTCCCCTCCAGAGGAACTGGACTCTGGGCTGGATGAATTGTCAGTGAGATCTCAGGATACAACCGTTTTGGAAACACTTTCCAATGACTTCAGCATGGACAATATAAGTGACAGTGGTGCCTCCAATGAGACAATGAATGCCCTTCAAGAAAATTCGCTCACCGATTTCTCCTTGCCCCAGACCCCTCAGGCTAACACTCCTTCCGACTGTCGAGGAGACGGTATTTTCAAGTCACTTAGCGACCACGGCTTTTATTCTCCATCTTCACCGTTGCTTGACTCCATGCTCATTGATGAGCAGTTGGAATACCAGGCTGGCCTACTGGTCCAAAACGCCATTCAGCAAGCCATAGCTGAGCAGGCTGACAAAGCAAGTTTTAAGCAATCCGCTGCAGAGCAAAAGAACCTCCAAGTcaaggaacaggaggaggaggtggtcaAGGCACCATGCTCTGAGAAACGGCACAATCCAACATTTCAGCCACCTCAGGTGTCCTCTCCTGTGCAAGAAAAGCGAGATTCAGCACCAAAGACTTCTGCAGCTCAAGACTCTGTACTCAGGGAAAGGCAAGTTCCACAGCCATCTCCTGTTGCTCACACCACCAGACCAGTCACTGTGGAGGAAACCAAGCCAGAAGTCAGCTATTTCAGCAAGTATTCAGAAGCCGCTGAGCTAAGGAGCACGGCTTCCATTCTGGCTATGCAAGAAGCGGAGGTGACAGTAGGGCCTTTCAAACTAAGGTCAAAAAAGCAGAGGACTTTGTCTATGATAGAAGAAGAAATCCGAGCAGCCcaagaaagagaggaagaactGAAAAGACAAAGGCAGGGTATGCAGCTGGCACGCAGCCCTGTTGCAAAGAGTGCGCCTCCTCTACCCACCAGAACTGTGTCTTACAGAACTGCACCAG GTCCTTGA